One window of Sardina pilchardus chromosome 2, fSarPil1.1, whole genome shotgun sequence genomic DNA carries:
- the LOC134059344 gene encoding uncharacterized protein LOC134059344, whose amino-acid sequence MEDHTYSREEPKRELHRERILKRERDKRHNKTRVNLGVAFHRWKKIMSSKGFKRDTEVACFLLDSHAGAGEVVVQLECLLQLFQRCFECCSACSIRKRREGRVFNVTQNCQQCQANRKWRSHEPEQTIRDPASNQEVAEETVLLSFGDSGTDEEAIDRIGDTESEEEDEVQVQDALSQRKDNEEDKEIRGLQYENSSKDSGHIKTEKEETVAISHVLLESIQEEEQDPRSPTAEAELAPTNTSMQVNDSFIHTPEATVNRLNGEKIVVKMEVENDVEVNVQAGGEDCDEGGIDVEEEENEQGEEELEMQDSDDEEYGAGDHEEDDVDWHPGSAGCSVPYPDKNSWSLRKSNQSEPEILLPLAWCSVCASGFKHDCFRQRHSRLYGCLKCGTKTQMGKDGEIAEVTATNNQGTCTNQESSTYNNQTVSDGDGHKSTCGSKQCLASDGSQESASANKQGLTSSNGNQEASSITDNVNVTAGGLHNDVQGQIHGSHTETTQNGHQEEASCRNPERAPDKENSRSLHIDKLAVLFKSLNDFKIHAMQWHGITEFRDLCTDCGKFINMVNRVDGGPSHICEHKAKPIICPNCGKGFATEIGLQTHINRIHNEKYILTCRYCLKAFKSPEDKGEHEESHVEELLKYHCPHCSLRFADRPSWCAHRKSHWPNGKHICEVCSKGFRFAGVLERHMAVHTGQRPYSCKLCDRSFNQPGHLKSHMRLHTGEKPFKCQDCGECFNHNVSLKNHIQRHHGPGAEEGNSRKGGKGRMRRKKRNS is encoded by the exons CCATGCTGGTGCAGGCGAGGTGGTGGTGCAGTTGGAATGCCTGCTGCAGCTGTTCCAGAGGTGCTTTGAGTGCTGCAGCGCATGCAGCATCCGTAAGAGGCGTGAGGGAAGGGTCTTCAACGTGACGCAGAACTGCCAGCAGTGTCAAGCCAATAGAAAGTGGAGAAGCCATGAACCTGAACAGACCATCAGAGACCCAGCAAGCAACCAAGAG GTTGCTGAGGAGACGGTGCTGTTGTCTTTTGGGGACTCTGGAACTGACGAAGAAGCCATAGATCGCATTGGGGACACAGaatctgaggaggaggatgaagtcCAAGTTCAGGACGCATTGAGCCAAAGGAAGGACAATGAAGAAGACAAGGAAATCAGAGGTCTCCAATATGAGAACAGTTCAAAGGACTCTGGCCACATTAAGACAGAAAAG GAGGAAACAGTGGCCATCTCCCATGTGCTGTTAGAGTCTATccaggaggaggaacaggacCCCAGGAGCCCCACTGCAGAGGCTGAACTGGCCCCGACAAACACTTCAATGCAG GTGAATGACTCTTTCATCCATACACCTGAGGCGACAGTCAACAGGTTAAACGGCGAGAAGATTGTTGTGAAAATGGAGGTGGAAAACGACGTTGAAGTGAATGTGCAagctggaggagaagactgtGATGAGGGTGGCATAGAtgtagaggaagaagagaacgAACAAGGAGAAGAAGAGTTAGAGATGCAggacagtgatgatgaagagtaTGGTGCTGGAGATCATGAGGAGGATGATGTTGATTGGCATCCGGGCTCTGCAGGATGTTCCGTTCCCTATCCGGACAAAAACAGCTGGTCACTTCGGAAGAGCAATCAGTCGGAGCCAGAGATCCTCCTGCCACTGGCgtggtgttctgtgtgtgcctctgggTTTAAGCATGACTGCTTCAGACAGCGCCACAGCCGACTCTATGGATGCCTCAAATGTGGCACCAAAACACAGATGGGGAAAGATGGAGAAATAGCAGAGGTAACTGCCACCAACAACCAAGGAACCTGCACTAACCAGGAGTCCAGCACCTATAACAATCAGACCGTCTCTGATGGTGATGGACACAAGAGCACCTGCGGTTCAAAACAATGTCTTGCAAGTGATGGCAGCCAAGAGAGTGCCAGTGCAAATAAGCAAGGGCTAACCTCTAGTAATGGCAACCAAGAAGCCTCCAGCATTACAGACAACGTGAATGTTACTGCAGGGGGTTTGCACAATGACGTCCAGGGACAAATTCATGGAAGCCACACTGAGACCACCCAAAATGGCCACCAGGAAGAAGCCTCTTGTAGAAACCCTGAGCGAGCCCCTGATAAAGAGAACTCTCGGTCACTACACATTGACAAACTGGCTGTCCTTTTCAAGAGTCTCAATGACTTCAAAATCCATGCTATGCAGTGGCATGGCATAACAGAGTTTCGAGACCTCTGCACGGACTGTGGGAAGTTCATCAACATGGTCAACAGGGTCGACGGTGGACCCAGTCACATCTGTGAGCACAAAGCAAAGCCTATCATCTGTCCCAACTGTGGCAAAGGGTTTGCCACTGAGATTggactccaaacacacatcaatcGAATCCACAATGAGAAGTACATACTCACCTGTCGCTACTGCCTCAAGGCTTTTAAGTCCCCTGAAGACAAGGGGGAGCATGAGGAGAGCCATGTAGAAGAGCTGCTGAAGTACCACTGCCCTCACTGCTCCCTACGCTTTGCAGACCGCCCCAGTTGGTGCGCCCACAGGAAGAGCCATTGGCCCAATGGGAAGCACATCTGTGAGGTCTGTAGTAAGGGCTTCCGTTTTGCTGGTGTGCTCGAGAGACACATGGCTGTCCACACGGGACAGAGGCCCTACAGCTGTAAGCTGTGCGACCGCTCCTTCAACCAGCCAGGTCACCTCAAGTCCCACATGCGCCTCCACACAGGGGAGAAACCCTTCAAGTGTCAGGACTGTGGGGAGTGCTTCAACCACAACGTCAGCCTTAAGAACCACATCCAGCGCCACCATGGACCAGGAGCTGAAGAGGGGAACAGCAGAAAAGGAGGAAAAGGTAGaatgagaaggaaaaaaagaaacagttgA